A region of Sulfuricella denitrificans skB26 DNA encodes the following proteins:
- the ribD gene encoding bifunctional diaminohydroxyphosphoribosylaminopyrimidine deaminase/5-amino-6-(5-phosphoribosylamino)uracil reductase RibD translates to MFSSIDYEYMAQALRLAEKGLYTTTPNPRVGCVIVRDGKVVGSGWHARAGEPHAEINALMQAGDLAQGATVYVTLEPCSHHGRTPPCAGALIQAGVGRVVVAMVDPNPQVEGEGITQLQQAGIQTDIGLLEKEAHDLNIGFVSRMTSGRPWLRLKIAASLDGKTALNNGVSQWITGADARRDAHRLRARSCAVLTGIGTVLADDPMLNVREVETPRQPLRVVVDSTLKMPPSAKMLLEEEILVVTASGDHGKAENLRKAGAEVLVLPPLDGRVDLARMLDELGKRGINEITVEAGRGLNGALVRLGLVDEFVIYFAPLLLGDRARGMFDLPELVEMGERRELRIADVGMVGRDVRIRALPVE, encoded by the coding sequence ATGTTTTCATCTATTGATTATGAGTACATGGCTCAGGCGCTGCGTCTGGCCGAGAAGGGTTTATACACCACCACGCCGAATCCGCGTGTCGGCTGTGTGATCGTACGCGACGGCAAGGTGGTCGGTTCTGGCTGGCATGCGCGTGCCGGTGAGCCCCATGCCGAGATCAATGCGCTTATGCAGGCAGGTGATCTGGCGCAGGGTGCAACGGTCTATGTCACACTCGAACCATGCAGCCACCATGGCCGCACGCCGCCGTGTGCCGGAGCCCTGATTCAGGCTGGTGTGGGCCGCGTAGTGGTGGCGATGGTCGATCCGAATCCACAGGTGGAGGGAGAAGGGATTACTCAACTGCAACAGGCGGGTATCCAGACTGACATTGGCCTGCTGGAGAAGGAGGCGCACGACCTCAATATTGGTTTTGTTTCCCGTATGACCAGCGGCCGGCCATGGCTGCGGCTGAAAATCGCCGCCAGTCTGGATGGCAAGACCGCGCTCAACAATGGGGTCAGCCAGTGGATCACCGGCGCGGATGCACGACGTGATGCGCACCGGTTGCGCGCCCGTTCCTGTGCGGTTCTGACCGGCATCGGCACGGTGCTGGCGGACGACCCGATGCTCAATGTGCGCGAGGTGGAAACACCGCGTCAGCCGCTCAGAGTGGTGGTGGACAGTACTTTGAAGATGCCTCCCTCGGCGAAAATGCTGCTGGAGGAAGAAATATTGGTGGTGACAGCGAGCGGCGACCACGGCAAGGCCGAAAACTTGCGCAAAGCCGGTGCCGAAGTGCTGGTGCTGCCGCCGCTGGATGGCCGGGTTGATCTGGCGAGGATGCTGGATGAACTGGGCAAGCGCGGCATCAATGAAATTACGGTGGAAGCCGGGCGCGGTCTGAACGGTGCGCTGGTGCGGCTGGGCCTGGTGGACGAATTCGTGATTTATTTCGCGCCGCTGTTGTTGGGCGACCGGGCTCGTGGCATGTTCGACCTGCCTGAATTGGTTGAGATGGGAGAGAGGCGTGAACTGCGCATTGCCGACGTGGGAATGGTGGGCAGGGATGTGCGCATCCGTGCTCTGCCAGTGGAATAA
- the thiL gene encoding thiamine-phosphate kinase — protein sequence MAQKFGVELVGGDTTRGPLTICVQIIGEVPPGLALRRDGAHGGDEIWVSGVLGDAALALANLQRRVELMPLESASCLPRLRVPLPRVELGLALRGVASAAIDISDGLLADLGHILESSGVGAKIHFEALPLSEVASRYIEQEVVQNCVLAGGDDYELCFTAPPEKHAEILSIAQQIGLPLACIGIIKNTAGLSVLRAGQAMTIKATGFDHFS from the coding sequence TTGGCGCAAAAATTTGGCGTAGAGTTGGTGGGTGGTGATACCACGCGTGGACCGTTGACCATCTGTGTGCAAATCATCGGTGAAGTGCCGCCAGGTCTGGCGTTGCGCCGGGATGGCGCGCACGGGGGCGATGAAATCTGGGTGTCCGGTGTGCTGGGTGACGCTGCGCTGGCGCTGGCCAACCTGCAGCGCCGGGTCGAGCTGATGCCGCTAGAATCCGCATCCTGCCTGCCCAGGCTACGCGTGCCACTGCCGCGGGTCGAACTGGGTCTGGCACTGCGCGGCGTGGCCAGTGCCGCTATCGATATATCAGATGGCTTGCTGGCTGATTTGGGACATATCCTGGAAAGCTCCGGAGTGGGGGCGAAAATCCATTTCGAAGCTTTGCCGCTGTCCGAAGTGGCAAGCCGTTATATCGAGCAGGAAGTGGTTCAAAACTGCGTACTGGCCGGGGGCGACGATTACGAATTGTGTTTTACCGCACCGCCGGAAAAGCATGCGGAAATTCTTTCCATCGCGCAGCAAATCGGTTTGCCGCTGGCTTGCATCGGGATTATTAAGAACACAGCAGGCTTGAGCGTCCTCCGGGCCGGTCAGGCCATGACCATCAAGGCGACCGGGTTTGACCATTTCTCCTAA
- the nrdR gene encoding transcriptional regulator NrdR, whose amino-acid sequence MKCPFCGAIDTQVIDSRVNEEGDSIRRRRRCPSCDKRFTTYETAELRMPQVVKQNGTREEFDRAKVRTSFMRALHKRPVPTEFVDQAIERIAQKVLGLGDREVPSRQMGEMVMHELYKLDKVAYIRFASVYRSFQDVDDFRDVIRDLDK is encoded by the coding sequence ATGAAATGCCCTTTTTGTGGTGCCATCGACACCCAAGTGATAGATTCTCGCGTCAACGAGGAAGGGGACAGCATACGTCGTCGTCGTCGCTGCCCGTCTTGCGACAAGCGTTTCACCACTTACGAAACGGCCGAGCTGCGCATGCCGCAGGTGGTCAAGCAGAATGGTACCCGCGAGGAATTTGACCGCGCCAAGGTGCGCACCAGCTTCATGCGCGCGCTGCACAAGCGCCCGGTGCCGACCGAATTCGTGGATCAGGCCATCGAGCGCATCGCGCAAAAGGTGTTGGGTCTGGGTGACCGTGAGGTGCCATCCCGTCAGATGGGCGAAATGGTGATGCACGAGTTGTACAAACTCGACAAGGTAGCCTATATCCGCTTCGCCTCGGTCTATCGCAGCTTCCAGGATGTGGATGATTTCCGCGACGTCATCCGGGATCTGGATAAGTAA
- the ribH gene encoding 6,7-dimethyl-8-ribityllumazine synthase yields MEKCDNYVEIEKNLSGVGLHIGIVMSRFNIDVCEGLLSACACTLRKHGVADGDITLASVPGALEIPLVLQKMAKSGKFDALIALGAVIRGETYHFELVANESGNGVTRVALDSGMPIANAILTTEDDDQALARMSEKGSEAALAAIEMANLLKQL; encoded by the coding sequence ATGGAAAAGTGTGACAACTACGTAGAAATAGAGAAAAATTTGTCGGGTGTAGGGTTGCATATCGGCATCGTGATGAGCCGCTTCAACATCGACGTGTGCGAGGGGTTGCTGTCCGCCTGCGCCTGCACCCTGCGGAAACATGGCGTGGCTGATGGCGACATCACGCTGGCGAGCGTGCCGGGCGCATTGGAGATTCCGTTGGTGCTGCAAAAAATGGCCAAGAGCGGCAAGTTCGACGCGCTGATCGCGCTCGGCGCGGTAATTCGAGGCGAAACTTACCATTTCGAACTGGTCGCCAACGAGTCCGGCAACGGCGTGACCCGCGTTGCGCTGGATAGCGGCATGCCGATCGCCAACGCCATCCTCACCACCGAGGACGACGACCAGGCGCTGGCCAGGATGTCCGAAAAAGGATCGGAAGCGGCCCTGGCCGCAATCGAGATGGCCAACCTGCTGAAGCAACTATGA
- a CDS encoding AIR synthase related protein — MPSEFDLIRRFFTRETPGAVLGVGDDAALLAPTSGMQLAVSTDMLVEGQHFAPQDGPGSVGYKSLAVNLSDMAAMGATPRWATLALSLPGADEVWLRGFAGGFFQFGAKIWRRVGGW, encoded by the coding sequence ATGCCTTCCGAATTCGACCTGATCCGCCGTTTTTTTACCCGCGAAACACCCGGTGCCGTACTCGGAGTGGGGGATGATGCGGCGCTGTTGGCGCCTACTTCCGGCATGCAGCTGGCTGTGTCCACCGACATGCTGGTGGAAGGGCAGCATTTCGCCCCTCAGGATGGGCCTGGATCGGTTGGTTACAAATCTCTGGCGGTGAATCTGTCTGACATGGCGGCGATGGGGGCGACACCGCGCTGGGCGACGCTGGCGCTTTCCCTGCCGGGGGCTGACGAAGTCTGGCTGCGCGGGTTTGCCGGTGGGTTTTTTCAGTTTGGCGCAAAAATTTGGCGTAGAGTTGGTGGGTGGTGA
- a CDS encoding phosphatidylglycerophosphatase A family protein, with product MTNNTPTLRFVIGHPAHFFAFGFGAGLSPYAPGTVGTLVAFPLFFLLRGLDPVIYFSLVAVLYAAGIWFCEVAGKSLGVSDHGGIVWDEIVAFLLVLHFSPPTLLGYALAFGLFRLFDIWKPFPIRYADQRIHGGFGVMFDDLLAAIYAVAGLLLLVRWGVI from the coding sequence ATGACAAATAACACACCGACCTTGCGTTTTGTAATCGGCCATCCGGCCCATTTCTTCGCATTCGGTTTTGGTGCCGGATTGAGCCCCTACGCGCCCGGTACGGTTGGGACGCTGGTCGCATTTCCCTTATTTTTTTTGCTGCGCGGCCTGGATCCGGTGATTTATTTCTCCTTGGTTGCCGTGCTGTACGCGGCGGGAATCTGGTTTTGTGAAGTCGCCGGAAAGTCGCTGGGCGTGTCGGATCATGGCGGCATTGTCTGGGACGAAATCGTCGCCTTTCTGTTGGTGCTACATTTTTCTCCTCCGACACTGCTGGGGTACGCATTAGCCTTTGGCCTGTTCCGCCTGTTCGATATCTGGAAGCCGTTCCCGATACGATACGCAGATCAGCGCATCCATGGCGGTTTCGGCGTGATGTTCGATGACTTGCTGGCGGCAATATACGCGGTCGCCGGTTTGCTGCTCCTGGTCCGATGGGGGGTAATTTGA
- the recX gene encoding recombination regulator RecX has protein sequence MPDLSLRQRALNYLARREYTRDELYRKLLPYAEESDSLEDLLADFKARDWLSEQRFVEQVVHARSGRYGSRYIAHELREKGVADELIAQALPQLKENDLETARTIWAKKFGKLPEDAKERAKQMRFLQSRGFGLDVIGKLLNGSDR, from the coding sequence ATGCCTGATCTCAGCCTGCGTCAGCGGGCGTTGAACTACCTCGCGCGGCGTGAATATACCCGCGACGAGCTGTATCGCAAGCTGCTGCCTTATGCCGAGGAATCGGACTCTCTCGAAGATCTGCTGGCTGATTTCAAGGCACGCGACTGGCTATCCGAGCAGCGCTTTGTCGAGCAAGTGGTCCATGCCCGTAGCGGCCGCTACGGTAGCCGGTATATTGCCCACGAACTGCGGGAAAAAGGGGTCGCTGATGAACTGATAGCGCAGGCCCTGCCGCAACTGAAGGAAAACGATCTGGAAACCGCCCGCACCATCTGGGCGAAAAAGTTCGGCAAGCTGCCCGAGGATGCTAAAGAACGTGCGAAACAGATGCGTTTTTTGCAAAGCAGGGGATTCGGCCTGGATGTGATCGGCAAGCTGCTGAATGGCAGCGACAGGTGA
- the nusB gene encoding transcription antitermination factor NusB, with protein sequence MSSEKRASKAPKKSRRKAREFGVQGLYQWKLTGGDANTILSQLREEKEYPNIDEEHLTVLVRGVIAQAQELDVLITPYLDRPAGDLSPVEHAILLLAAYEMKHHPEIPYRVVINEAVELAKTYGGTDGHKFVNGVLDKLAAQVRAVEVKGGR encoded by the coding sequence ATGAGCAGCGAAAAAAGAGCCAGCAAGGCACCGAAAAAAAGCCGGCGCAAGGCGCGGGAATTTGGAGTGCAGGGCCTGTACCAGTGGAAACTGACGGGTGGTGATGCCAATACCATCCTGAGCCAGCTGCGTGAGGAAAAGGAATACCCGAATATTGATGAAGAGCACCTTACAGTCTTGGTGCGCGGGGTGATTGCTCAGGCGCAGGAGCTGGATGTGCTGATCACGCCCTACCTCGATCGTCCTGCCGGAGATCTGAGCCCGGTGGAACATGCCATCCTGCTTCTGGCTGCCTACGAAATGAAGCATCACCCGGAAATTCCCTACCGCGTCGTGATCAACGAGGCAGTCGAACTGGCCAAGACCTACGGCGGCACGGATGGCCACAAGTTCGTCAACGGCGTGCTGGATAAACTCGCCGCGCAGGTGCGGGCGGTGGAGGTCAAGGGCGGACGGTGA
- the ribBA gene encoding bifunctional 3,4-dihydroxy-2-butanone-4-phosphate synthase/GTP cyclohydrolase II: MTISSTQEIIADFKAGKMVVLVDEEDRENEGDLVLAAEFVTPEAINFMAKHGRGLVCLTLTEERCRLLNLPLMVSANQLALGTNFTVSIEAAEGVTTGISAADRAKTILAAVKKDAKASDIVQPGHIFPLKAQKGGVLVRAGHTEAGCDLAQLAGLEPAAVICEILKEDGEMARLPDLLEYAKHHDLKIGTIADLIHYRSQTESLVERVSERAVATCYGEFKLIAYLDKTANEAHLALVKGEIKAGEEVLVRVHEPLSTLDFLDVTSLEHTFSVHEAMKAVAEAGSGVIVLLRRPETSADLLERIQRTQPKAPAKVDLRNYGIGAQILRDLNVTKMRLLATPRKMPSMTGFDLEVTGYVAPKK; this comes from the coding sequence ATGACAATCAGTTCAACCCAGGAAATCATCGCCGACTTCAAGGCCGGAAAAATGGTCGTCCTGGTGGATGAAGAGGACCGCGAGAACGAGGGAGACCTGGTGCTGGCGGCGGAATTCGTCACGCCCGAAGCGATCAACTTCATGGCCAAGCATGGCCGTGGATTAGTCTGCCTGACGCTGACCGAGGAGCGCTGTCGTCTGCTCAATCTGCCGTTGATGGTGTCGGCAAACCAGCTGGCGCTGGGTACCAACTTCACCGTTTCGATCGAGGCGGCGGAAGGGGTGACCACCGGTATCTCTGCGGCCGACCGAGCCAAGACTATCCTCGCGGCAGTGAAGAAGGACGCCAAAGCGTCCGATATCGTTCAGCCTGGCCATATCTTTCCGCTCAAGGCGCAGAAGGGCGGCGTACTGGTGCGCGCTGGCCATACCGAGGCAGGTTGCGACCTGGCCCAGCTGGCAGGACTGGAGCCAGCGGCAGTGATTTGCGAAATCCTCAAGGAAGACGGCGAGATGGCGCGTTTGCCGGACTTGCTCGAATACGCCAAACATCACGATCTCAAGATCGGTACCATCGCGGACCTGATCCACTACCGCAGCCAGACCGAGAGCTTGGTGGAGCGGGTTTCCGAGCGCGCCGTTGCAACCTGCTACGGCGAATTCAAATTGATCGCCTATCTGGACAAGACCGCCAACGAGGCGCACCTTGCCTTGGTGAAGGGTGAGATCAAGGCCGGCGAGGAGGTGCTGGTGCGGGTGCACGAGCCGTTGTCGACGCTGGATTTTCTCGATGTGACCAGCCTCGAACACACCTTCAGTGTGCATGAGGCAATGAAGGCCGTCGCTGAGGCGGGCAGCGGCGTGATTGTTCTGCTGCGCCGCCCGGAAACTTCCGCGGATCTGCTCGAGCGGATTCAGCGCACCCAGCCGAAGGCACCCGCCAAGGTTGATTTGCGCAATTACGGCATCGGCGCGCAAATTTTGCGCGACCTGAACGTCACCAAGATGCGCCTGCTGGCTACGCCGCGCAAGATGCCGAGCATGACCGGCTTCGATCTGGAAGTGACAGGCTACGTCGCGCCGAAGAAATAA
- the pncC gene encoding nicotinamide-nucleotide amidase, whose amino-acid sequence MDDKLYRLAEDVGNALKRHAMMLVTAESCTGGWVGQAVTAVPGSSHWFDRGFVTYTNDAKQEMLGVSATTLAEHGAVSESTVREMVSGALKNSRGQAALAISGIAGPGGGTPEKPVGTVCFAWGLANGGVTSEQRYFSGDRREVRQQAVERALQGLLERLE is encoded by the coding sequence ATGGACGATAAGCTATATCGACTGGCTGAGGACGTGGGCAATGCATTGAAGCGGCACGCCATGATGCTGGTGACGGCGGAATCCTGCACCGGTGGATGGGTCGGGCAGGCCGTGACGGCGGTGCCGGGCAGCTCGCACTGGTTCGACCGGGGGTTTGTTACTTACACTAACGATGCGAAGCAGGAAATGCTGGGTGTCTCTGCAACAACGCTGGCTGAGCATGGCGCGGTTAGCGAGTCGACGGTGCGGGAGATGGTGTCCGGCGCGCTAAAAAACAGCCGTGGCCAGGCGGCACTGGCGATCAGCGGTATCGCGGGTCCAGGCGGCGGCACCCCGGAAAAGCCAGTGGGCACGGTGTGTTTTGCCTGGGGTTTGGCGAACGGTGGCGTTACCAGCGAACAACGATATTTTTCCGGTGACCGCCGCGAGGTGCGACAACAGGCAGTAGAAAGAGCATTGCAGGGATTGCTGGAGCGCCTGGAGTGA
- a CDS encoding riboflavin synthase, which translates to MFTGIIEAVGQIKQVEQRDQGVRLTIASDRLDFSDVAVGDSIAANGVCLTVVSLAGSAYTVDVSQESLNCTVGLGEPGEVNLEKAMRLSDRLGGHLVSGHVDGVGEVVKFEPVGESHLLRIRAPRELARFIATKGSITINGVSLTVNEVSDVEFTINLIPHTVEVTTLKYLKPGTRVNLEVDMLARYVDRLLHPNN; encoded by the coding sequence ATGTTTACCGGGATTATCGAAGCGGTGGGTCAGATCAAGCAGGTCGAACAGCGCGACCAAGGTGTGCGCCTGACCATCGCATCCGACCGGCTGGATTTCAGCGATGTTGCCGTCGGCGACAGCATCGCCGCCAACGGCGTGTGCCTCACCGTGGTTTCTCTGGCCGGCAGCGCCTACACCGTAGACGTATCGCAGGAAAGCCTGAATTGCACCGTGGGCCTGGGCGAGCCCGGCGAGGTTAACCTGGAAAAGGCGATGCGCCTGTCCGACCGGCTTGGCGGACACCTCGTCAGCGGTCACGTGGATGGCGTCGGCGAGGTGGTGAAATTCGAGCCGGTGGGGGAGAGCCATTTGCTGCGAATTCGAGCCCCCAGGGAACTTGCGCGCTTTATCGCGACGAAGGGTTCTATCACCATCAATGGCGTCAGTCTGACCGTTAACGAAGTGAGTGATGTCGAGTTCACCATTAACCTCATTCCGCATACCGTGGAAGTAACCACGCTAAAGTATCTAAAACCCGGCACCAGGGTCAATCTGGAAGTGGACATGCTGGCGCGTTACGTAGATCGCCTGCTGCACCCGAATAACTAA
- the recA gene encoding recombinase RecA encodes MDENKNKALAAALSQIEKQFGKGSIMRLGDGEVVKDIQVVSTGSLGLDIALGVGGLPRGRVVEIYGPESSGKTTLTLQVIAEMQKLGGTAAFIDAEHALDPQYAQKLGVNVSDLLISQPDTGEQALEIADMLVRSGSVDIVVIDSVAALTPKAEIEGEMGDSHMGLQARLMSQALRKLTGNIKRTNTLVIFINQIRMKIGVMFGNPETTTGGNALKFYASVRLDIRRTGAIKKGDEVIGSETRVKVVKNKVAPPFKQAEFDILYGEGISREGEIIELGVVHKLVEKSGAWYSYKGEKIGQGKDNSREYLKEHKDIAAEIEAKVRAAVGVSGLPATVDPDTVDA; translated from the coding sequence ATGGACGAAAACAAGAACAAGGCGCTGGCTGCTGCACTATCCCAGATCGAAAAGCAGTTCGGCAAGGGCTCCATCATGCGCCTGGGCGACGGCGAAGTGGTCAAGGATATCCAGGTCGTGTCGACCGGTTCGCTGGGGCTGGATATCGCCTTGGGCGTCGGCGGCTTGCCGCGCGGGCGGGTGGTGGAGATCTACGGGCCGGAATCCTCCGGCAAGACTACGCTGACCCTGCAAGTGATCGCGGAAATGCAGAAACTCGGCGGTACCGCCGCTTTCATCGACGCGGAGCACGCGCTCGATCCGCAATACGCGCAGAAGCTCGGCGTGAATGTTTCCGATCTGCTGATTTCCCAGCCCGACACGGGGGAACAGGCACTGGAAATCGCCGACATGCTGGTGCGTTCAGGCTCGGTGGATATCGTGGTGATCGACTCGGTAGCTGCGCTGACCCCCAAGGCCGAGATTGAAGGCGAAATGGGCGACTCCCACATGGGCCTGCAGGCCCGGCTGATGTCGCAGGCGCTGCGCAAGCTGACCGGCAACATCAAGCGCACCAATACCCTGGTGATCTTCATCAACCAGATCCGGATGAAAATCGGCGTCATGTTCGGCAATCCCGAAACCACGACCGGTGGCAATGCGCTCAAGTTCTACGCTTCGGTGCGCCTGGACATCCGCCGTACCGGCGCGATCAAGAAAGGCGATGAGGTGATTGGCTCGGAAACCCGCGTCAAGGTGGTCAAGAATAAGGTGGCGCCCCCCTTCAAGCAGGCCGAGTTCGACATTCTCTACGGCGAGGGTATCTCGCGCGAAGGCGAGATCATCGAGCTGGGCGTGGTGCACAAGCTGGTCGAGAAATCCGGCGCCTGGTATAGCTACAAGGGCGAGAAAATCGGCCAGGGCAAGGACAACTCGCGCGAGTACCTGAAGGAGCACAAGGACATCGCCGCCGAGATCGAAGCCAAGGTGCGCGCTGCGGTCGGTGTGAGTGGCCTGCCGGCGACGGTTGATCCCGATACGGTGGATGCCTGA